In a single window of the Amycolatopsis sp. cg5 genome:
- a CDS encoding BTAD domain-containing putative transcriptional regulator, translating into MDFRLLGPVELRIGDRRVELGTGKQRCVLAVLLFGAGRTHPLESLIDKVWGEDPPTQVRTALYSYVSRARRVLREAGGECTIAQEPGGYLLDVPREHVDVHRFESLSRKAFQQDDPAARADALATALDLWHGEPLQNLTGRWADEVRHQLWRRRVRVCAEWAGALFELGEHAAAGDRLERELLDQPLAEPLAGQLMISLYAQGRQAEALGHFAALRERLAEELGVEPGPALGEIHVRVLRGEPVGVYAEPPKTPATKAAPKSKPARRPLPSADVTAPYLGLETFQENDAARFFGRRALVDEMAARLDGHRFLAVFGPSGSGKSSVLRAGLLPAFRDADTVLLTPGEHPLAALSTALVTAGAVPESIRGELAVDPACLADLLRYSDGEPRETPILLLVDQFEEIFTLCQDVRERAQFVEALVSLADHPSVPARIVIGIRADFYPACADFPALVALLRDRQLLVGPMAEPELRTVITGPAELAGLSVEPALVDAALADVLGEPAALPMLSHALRETWLRRTGDRLTAESYHAAGGVRGAVAQTADEVFGGLDTHQARLAREVFLRLTAPGEESADTRRRPRLDELLDTPNAPEIKAILGKLAEARLVTVDEDTVTVAHECLIRGWPKLRGWLDEDREYLRARHRLTGSAREWERHGRNEDLLYAASQLATWRDRDRDRLTELEREFLAAGGRKTERLRLTRRKRLRLTLAGMSAALVTLLVLTVVAVVQAGQADRERDRALAGRLVADARSQLALDPELALLLARNAYAIDHDAQAESALAQALISSRVRATFTGHDGPVTQVQFGRDGQHLISGGADGTVRFWPVNGGVPTVLSARSVLTGPGAGVVALAQSADGERIAVAHARGEIEMLPTGGGEPVRLGRLVTDVLALAFAADGRVLAINDYGTVATFAADGATQPVLRSVAPHESTVAAFSADAGKVAVTGKDRRVRLWDLATDAVTELRGPDVEVTSLVFGPDGLAVAGGRADGKEEVWRPGQQPMVLYPNRDRIQALAFSHDGKALLSGGRDRTGHLWLLTSRRDFIALRGQGGPLRTVAFSPDDRQIATAADDGTIRLWEPAARPEHRVLEGHTQTVLDTAFSTDGARVASSGTDGTVVVAAADGTGKPVVLRGHQGPVEAVAFSSDGGLVAGAGDDGTVQVWPSAGGDAIAVYTGIGIAWGVAFSPDGKFVAMASEDGAIREWRLGTTEPPRILRGGTAAVRDLAFTPDGRIAAAADNGTVQVWTEGSAEPVLLRGADGMRTVAVSPDGTHVAGAGNDGAVRVWSASGGAPLATLAGHYGLVFSVAFSQDGSYLASVGNDKKLRVWNWARWRDPVVFDDYNTTVQSVAFGPGNLLAVGRGDTNSTVDVWRCTFCLPADRLGELAELAKSRTTRELTTAERDRYLGP; encoded by the coding sequence ATGGATTTCCGTTTGCTGGGGCCGGTCGAACTCAGGATCGGTGACCGGCGGGTGGAGCTGGGCACCGGCAAGCAGCGCTGCGTGCTGGCCGTGCTCTTGTTCGGCGCGGGCCGGACACACCCGCTCGAGTCGCTGATCGACAAGGTGTGGGGCGAGGATCCGCCGACCCAGGTCCGCACCGCTCTCTACAGCTACGTCAGCCGGGCCAGGCGGGTGCTCCGGGAGGCGGGCGGCGAGTGCACGATCGCGCAGGAACCCGGCGGCTACCTGCTGGACGTGCCCCGCGAACACGTCGACGTGCATCGCTTCGAATCCTTGTCCCGCAAGGCTTTCCAACAAGACGACCCGGCCGCGCGGGCAGACGCGCTCGCGACGGCGCTCGACCTCTGGCACGGCGAGCCGCTGCAGAACCTGACCGGCCGGTGGGCCGACGAGGTCAGGCACCAGCTGTGGCGACGGCGTGTGCGGGTCTGCGCCGAATGGGCGGGCGCCCTGTTCGAGCTGGGCGAGCACGCCGCCGCGGGGGATCGGCTCGAACGCGAACTGCTCGATCAGCCGCTGGCGGAACCGCTCGCCGGTCAGCTGATGATCTCGCTGTACGCACAGGGAAGACAGGCGGAAGCGCTCGGCCATTTCGCGGCGCTGCGTGAGCGGCTGGCCGAGGAACTCGGTGTCGAACCCGGTCCGGCACTCGGCGAAATACATGTGCGGGTGCTCCGTGGCGAGCCGGTCGGCGTCTATGCCGAGCCCCCGAAAACACCCGCCACCAAAGCCGCACCGAAATCGAAACCCGCGCGACGCCCATTGCCCAGCGCGGATGTCACAGCGCCTTATCTCGGCCTCGAAACCTTTCAGGAGAACGACGCCGCCCGATTCTTCGGCAGGCGGGCGCTGGTCGACGAAATGGCCGCCCGGCTGGACGGGCACCGTTTCCTGGCCGTTTTCGGACCGTCCGGCAGCGGCAAATCCTCGGTGCTGCGTGCCGGGCTTTTGCCCGCTTTCCGTGACGCGGACACCGTGCTGCTCACCCCCGGCGAGCACCCGCTCGCCGCGCTCTCCACCGCTTTGGTGACCGCCGGCGCCGTGCCCGAGTCGATCCGCGGTGAGCTGGCCGTCGACCCGGCTTGCCTCGCCGACCTGCTGCGCTACAGCGACGGCGAGCCACGGGAGACGCCGATCCTGCTGCTGGTCGACCAGTTCGAAGAGATCTTCACCCTGTGCCAAGACGTCCGCGAACGCGCCCAGTTCGTCGAAGCGCTCGTCTCGCTCGCCGATCACCCCTCGGTGCCCGCCAGGATCGTCATCGGGATCCGCGCCGACTTCTATCCGGCGTGCGCGGACTTCCCCGCGCTGGTCGCGCTGCTGCGTGATCGGCAGCTGCTGGTCGGGCCGATGGCCGAGCCCGAGCTGCGCACGGTCATCACCGGGCCCGCCGAACTCGCCGGGCTGAGCGTGGAGCCCGCGCTGGTCGACGCCGCGCTCGCCGACGTGCTCGGCGAACCGGCCGCGCTGCCGATGCTTTCCCACGCCCTGCGGGAAACCTGGCTCCGCCGCACGGGCGACCGGCTCACCGCCGAGTCGTACCACGCGGCGGGCGGGGTCCGCGGCGCCGTGGCGCAGACGGCCGACGAGGTGTTCGGCGGTTTGGACACCCACCAGGCCCGGCTCGCCCGCGAGGTGTTCCTGCGGCTCACCGCACCGGGTGAGGAGTCGGCCGACACCAGGCGGCGGCCGCGTCTCGACGAGCTGCTCGACACCCCGAACGCCCCGGAGATCAAGGCGATTCTCGGCAAACTGGCCGAGGCACGGCTGGTCACCGTCGACGAAGACACCGTGACCGTCGCGCACGAATGCCTCATCCGCGGCTGGCCGAAGCTGCGCGGCTGGCTCGACGAGGACCGCGAGTACCTGCGAGCACGCCACCGGCTGACCGGCAGTGCGCGGGAATGGGAACGGCACGGCAGGAACGAGGACCTGCTCTATGCCGCGTCCCAGCTGGCCACCTGGCGCGACCGCGACCGGGATCGGCTGACCGAGCTCGAACGCGAGTTCCTCGCCGCGGGTGGCCGCAAGACCGAGCGCCTGCGCCTGACCAGGCGCAAGCGGCTCCGGCTGACGCTGGCCGGGATGAGTGCCGCGCTGGTCACGCTGCTGGTGCTCACCGTCGTCGCCGTCGTGCAAGCGGGACAGGCGGACCGGGAACGGGATCGCGCGCTCGCGGGCAGGCTGGTCGCCGACGCCCGCAGCCAGCTGGCGCTCGACCCCGAGCTGGCACTGCTGCTGGCGAGGAACGCCTATGCGATCGACCATGACGCCCAGGCGGAGTCCGCGCTGGCGCAAGCGCTGATCAGCTCCCGGGTCCGCGCCACGTTCACCGGGCACGACGGTCCGGTGACCCAGGTGCAGTTCGGCCGGGACGGCCAGCATCTGATCAGCGGCGGGGCGGATGGGACCGTCCGCTTCTGGCCGGTGAATGGTGGCGTGCCCACCGTGCTGTCCGCGCGGTCCGTGCTGACCGGGCCGGGCGCCGGAGTCGTCGCGCTCGCGCAGAGCGCGGACGGCGAGCGGATCGCGGTCGCGCACGCGCGCGGCGAGATCGAAATGTTGCCGACGGGCGGAGGCGAACCGGTCCGGCTCGGCAGGCTCGTGACGGATGTGCTGGCGCTGGCTTTCGCCGCCGACGGGCGGGTGCTGGCGATCAACGACTACGGCACGGTGGCGACGTTCGCCGCGGACGGGGCCACGCAGCCGGTCCTCCGCTCGGTCGCACCGCACGAAAGCACGGTCGCGGCGTTCAGCGCGGACGCCGGGAAGGTCGCCGTCACCGGTAAGGACAGGCGGGTCCGGCTGTGGGACCTGGCCACGGACGCGGTCACCGAACTGCGCGGACCGGACGTCGAGGTGACCAGCCTGGTGTTCGGCCCGGACGGCCTCGCGGTCGCCGGCGGCCGGGCCGACGGCAAGGAAGAAGTCTGGCGGCCCGGTCAGCAGCCGATGGTGCTGTACCCGAACCGGGACCGGATCCAGGCGCTGGCGTTCAGCCACGACGGCAAGGCGCTGCTCTCCGGCGGCCGTGACCGCACCGGCCATCTCTGGCTGCTGACCTCACGCCGGGACTTCATCGCGCTGCGCGGGCAGGGCGGCCCGCTCCGCACCGTCGCCTTCAGCCCGGACGACCGGCAGATCGCGACCGCCGCCGACGACGGCACGATCCGGCTGTGGGAACCCGCCGCCCGGCCGGAGCACCGGGTGCTCGAAGGCCATACCCAGACCGTGCTCGACACGGCGTTCAGCACCGACGGCGCGCGCGTCGCCAGCAGCGGGACCGACGGCACGGTCGTGGTGGCCGCGGCGGACGGCACCGGGAAACCGGTGGTGCTGCGCGGTCACCAGGGTCCGGTCGAAGCGGTCGCGTTCAGCAGCGACGGCGGGCTGGTGGCGGGCGCGGGCGACGACGGGACCGTGCAGGTGTGGCCGTCGGCCGGTGGCGACGCGATCGCCGTGTACACCGGGATCGGGATCGCCTGGGGCGTGGCGTTCAGCCCGGACGGGAAGTTCGTCGCGATGGCGAGCGAAGACGGCGCGATCCGCGAGTGGCGGCTCGGCACCACCGAACCGCCGCGGATACTGCGCGGCGGCACGGCCGCGGTGCGCGACCTCGCGTTCACCCCGGACGGCAGGATCGCCGCCGCCGCGGACAACGGGACCGTGCAGGTGTGGACCGAGGGCTCGGCCGAACCGGTGCTGCTGCGCGGCGCCGACGGCATGCGCACGGTCGCGGTCAGCCCAGACGGGACGCACGTCGCGGGCGCGGGCAACGACGGCGCGGTGCGTGTCTGGTCCGCCTCGGGCGGCGCGCCGCTGGCCACGCTCGCCGGGCACTACGGGCTCGTGTTCAGCGTGGCGTTCAGCCAGGATGGCTCGTACCTGGCCAGCGTCGGCAACGACAAGAAGCTGCGCGTCTGGAACTGGGCGCGCTGGCGTGACCCCGTGGTGTTCGACGACTACAACACGACCGTCCAGAGCGTCGCGTTCGGGCCGGGCAACCTGCTCGCGGTCGGCCGCGGCGACACGAACAGCACGGTCGACGTCTGGCGCTGCACGTTCTGCCTGCCCGCCGACCGGCTCGGCGAACTCGCCGAGCTGGCCAAGTCCCGGACCACCCGCGAACTCACCACCGCAGAACGCGACCGCTACCTGGGCCCGTAG